A window from Pseudobutyrivibrio ruminis HUN009 encodes these proteins:
- a CDS encoding helix-turn-helix domain-containing protein — protein sequence MDQQKIGKFLKQLRNEKQMTQEMLAQVFNVSSRTISRWETGSNLPDISLLVEIADFFDVDVREIIEGERKSDMMNEELHDVAEKMADYADAEKTNLLNWVRGFSLVGTFLLTLAIALQCINYEPNFMRALAILFSFLGFVGMAITTLYTNGILQKLAKKKHFSLVVKVIVGVLAIFSLRFILVFLFIYVLCFYEMSQPYVHKTGIENYDKEYILEEYGGDINSSLLIFPDDVSDMLSSDYEYFLKTGLFDTDGDIILEATYTDENYDKEVERLSEIKCTIYDTSKEDSDYHINKILYDEESYNYPAYIASDGQSSVYEYALLDDDDNKIVYVYLSYPDSLINGGHLVKYKDYLLKDLSSYVFEGNTLERFSIYYYNFGDDIWTGYDPEEEGRVTTGQER from the coding sequence TTGGATCAACAGAAAATTGGCAAGTTTTTAAAACAGCTTAGAAATGAAAAACAAATGACTCAAGAAATGCTTGCCCAGGTTTTCAATGTGAGCTCAAGAACTATATCAAGATGGGAGACTGGAAGTAATTTACCAGATATATCTTTGCTGGTAGAAATCGCTGACTTTTTTGATGTAGACGTTCGCGAGATAATTGAAGGTGAAAGAAAAAGCGATATGATGAATGAAGAATTACATGATGTTGCTGAGAAAATGGCTGATTATGCAGATGCTGAAAAAACTAACCTGCTTAATTGGGTAAGAGGCTTTAGCTTGGTGGGGACCTTTTTACTTACTCTTGCAATTGCGCTTCAATGCATTAATTATGAGCCCAATTTTATGAGGGCTTTGGCTATTCTTTTTTCTTTTCTTGGCTTTGTTGGTATGGCAATAACTACTTTGTATACTAATGGTATTTTGCAGAAGCTGGCGAAGAAAAAGCATTTTAGTCTAGTTGTAAAAGTTATTGTAGGAGTTCTTGCTATATTTAGTTTGCGATTTATTCTTGTGTTTTTATTTATATATGTTCTTTGCTTTTATGAAATGTCGCAACCTTATGTACATAAAACAGGAATTGAAAACTATGATAAAGAATACATATTAGAGGAATACGGAGGAGATATAAACAGTAGTTTATTAATATTTCCTGACGATGTATCTGATATGTTATCCTCAGACTATGAGTATTTTCTTAAAACAGGGCTTTTTGATACAGATGGCGACATAATTTTAGAGGCCACATATACAGATGAGAATTATGATAAGGAAGTAGAACGTTTATCTGAAATTAAATGTACTATCTATGACACTAGCAAGGAAGATAGTGACTATCATATAAATAAGATTTTGTATGACGAGGAGTCTTATAATTATCCTGCGTATATCGCATCTGATGGTCAAAGTAGCGTATATGAGTATGCGTTACTTGATGACGATGATAATAAAATTGTTTATGTATATCTATCATATCCGGATAGCCTTATTAATGGAGGGCATCTGGTAAAATATAAAGACTATTTATTGAAAGATTTATCTTCATATGTCTTCGAGGGTAATACATTAGAGCGATTTAGCATTTATTATTACAATTTTGGCGATGATATTTGGACAGGGTATGACCCCGAGGAAGAAGGTCGTGTTACCACAGGACAAGAGCGATAA
- a CDS encoding endo alpha-1,4 polygalactosaminidase has translation MKFSKICIISVCLSTLLCFLGCGSIEPSHEYGVYNGANPEDLEDRDLASTIVIDAQYYSEEEISSLQVDGHIVYTYINIGSIENFRDYYSDYEDITLGTYENWEDEQWVDVTQEKWQQFISAKADELMDKGVDGFFVDNCDVYYQYPTEEIFSGVSNILEDLKDKGGYVLINGGDSYVTEYYNRYYSLDAILDGVNQESVYTCIDWDNDSFGINTEEDREYFSDYLNMVLDDNKDAYVLEYTNDSEVEEEAYNYASKMGYIPYISHSLELK, from the coding sequence ATGAAGTTCAGTAAGATTTGTATTATTTCTGTTTGCTTATCAACATTATTATGTTTTCTTGGGTGTGGCAGCATTGAGCCTTCTCATGAATATGGCGTTTATAATGGAGCTAATCCAGAGGATTTAGAAGACAGAGATTTAGCATCCACTATTGTAATTGATGCTCAGTATTATTCAGAAGAAGAGATTTCAAGCTTGCAGGTTGATGGGCATATCGTATATACGTACATCAACATAGGCTCTATTGAGAACTTCAGAGACTATTACAGTGATTATGAAGACATTACTTTAGGAACATATGAAAATTGGGAAGATGAACAGTGGGTTGATGTTACCCAGGAAAAATGGCAGCAGTTTATTTCCGCCAAGGCCGATGAACTTATGGATAAGGGTGTCGATGGATTTTTTGTAGATAATTGTGATGTTTATTATCAGTATCCTACAGAAGAAATCTTTTCTGGTGTATCAAATATACTGGAGGATTTAAAGGACAAAGGCGGATATGTTCTTATTAACGGCGGAGATAGTTATGTAACTGAGTATTATAATCGCTATTATTCTTTGGATGCCATTTTGGATGGTGTTAATCAGGAGAGTGTTTACACTTGCATTGATTGGGATAACGATTCCTTTGGGATTAATACCGAGGAAGATAGAGAGTATTTTAGTGATTACTTGAATATGGTATTGGATGATAATAAAGATGCATATGTACTGGAATATACAAATGATTCCGAGGTAGAAGAAGAGGCGTATAACTATGCTAGCAAAATGGGATACATCCCATACATTTCTCATTCACTTGAATTAAAATAA